DNA from Mycobacterium sp. SMC-8:
GGCTACTCCAACCGCCTGGTCGATCTGGTCGGCCTGGTCGGCAAGTCCCTCTAGCCATGGGCATCAAGTCACTCGACGATCTTCTGTCCGAGGGTGTTTCGGGGCGGGGCGTGTTGGTGCGCTCCGACCTGAACGTCCCGCTGGACGGCGACAAAATCACCGACCCAGGGCGCATCATCGCCTCGGTGCCGACGCTGAAGGCGCTCAGTGACGCCGGCGCCAAGGTCGTCGTCGCCGCCCACCTCGGCAGGCCCGAGGGCAAGCCGGACCCCAAGTTCTCCCTCGCGCCGGTCGCCAAGGCGCTCAGCGACAAGCTCGGCAGGCATGTCCAGCTGGCCGGCGACGTGGTCGGCAGCGACGCGCTGGCGCGTTCGGAAGGGCTGACCGACGGCGACATCCTGTTGCTGGAGAACATCCGTTTCGACCCGCGCGAGACCAGCAAGGACGAGGCGGAGCGGCTTGAGCTGGCCAAGGCGCTCGTCGAGCTCGTCGGCGGCCCAGAGTCCGGGGCAGCTTACGTATCAGACGGGTTCGGGGTGGTGCACCGCAAGCAGGCCTCGGTCTACGAGGTCGCGATGCTGTTGCCGCACTACGCCGGCACGCTGGTCTGCACCGAGATCAAGGTGCTCCAGCGGCTGACCGAAGCCGGCGAGAAGCCGTACGCGGTGGTGCTCGGGGGTTCGAAGGTGTCGGACAAGCTCGCGGTGATCGAGAACCTCGCGACCAAGGCCGACAGCCTGATCATCGGCGGCGGAATGTGCTTCACCTTCCTTGCCGCACAGGGCCTTTCGGTGGGCAGCTCGCTTCTCGAAGAGAGCATGATCGGCACCTGCCGCAAACTGCTCGACGACTACGGCGACGTGCTGCACCTACCCGTCGACATCGTCGTCGCCGAGAAGTTCGCCGCGGACTCGGAGCCGCAGACGGTGGCCGCCGACAAGATCCCGGACGACAGGATGGGTCTGGACATCGGCCCGGAGTCGGTGCGGCGGTTCTCCGCGTTGCTGTCCAACGCGAAGACGATCTTTTGGAACGGCCCGATGGGCGTGTTCGAGTTCCCGGCCTTCGCCGCGGGCACCAAGGGGGTGGCCGAGGCCATCATCGGCGCCACCGGTAAGGGCGCGTTCAGCGTGGTCGGCGGCGGCGACTCCGCGGCCGCGGTGCGCCAGCTCGGTTTGCCCGAGGACGGTTTCTCGCACATTTCCACCGGTGGCGGCGCGTCGCTGGAATACCTTGAGGGCAAAGAGTTGCCAGGCATCGCCGTCCTCGAAAGTCCCGAGAACTAGGAGACCGACGTGTCCCGTAAGCCGCTGATCGCCGGCAACTGGAAGATGAACCTGAACCACTTCGAGGCGATCGCGTTGGTGCAGAAGATCGCATTCTCGTTGCCGGACAAGTACTTCGACAAGGTCGATGTCACGGTGCTCCCGCCGTTCACCGATCTGCGCAGTGTGCAGACGCTGGTCGACGGTGACAAGCTGCGGCTCACCTACGGCGCCCAGGATGTGTCCCAGCATGATTCCGGCGCCTACACCGGCGAGATCAGCGGGGCGTTCCTGGCGAAGCTGGGCTGCACATTCGTCGTGGTCGGGCACTCCGAGCGGCGTACCTACCACCACGAGGACGACGCGCTGGTGGCCGCCAAGGCGGCGGCGGCGTTCAGGCACGGGCTCATCCCGATCATCTGCATCGGCGAGCACCTCGACGTTCGCGAGGCGGGCAACCACGTCTCGTACAACGTCAACCAGCTACGCGGCTCGCTGGCCGGGCTGTCTGCCGAACAGATCGGGCAGGCTGTCATCGCCTACGAGCCCGTCTGGGCGATCGGGACCGGACGGGTGGCCAGCGCGGCGGACGCCCAGGAGGTGTGTAAGGCCATCCGCGACGAACTGGGCAATCTGACCTCCGCTGAGATCGCGGCCGGGGTGCGGGTGCTCTACGGCGGTTCGGTGAACGCCAAGAACGTCGGCGAGATCGTCGGTCAGGGCGACGTCGACGGAGCGCTCGTGGGCGGCGCCTCACTGGACGGCGAGCAGTTCGCCACACTGTCGGCGATCGCCGCGGGCGGCCCGCTTCCCTGACCGCGCGCGTGTTTCGGTAGTCTGGCCCCTATGCAATTGGCCCTGCAGATCATCCTGGTCGTGACCAGTGTGTTGGTCGTCCTCCTGGTACTGCTGCATCGCGCCAAGGGTGGCGGTCTGTCCAGCCTGTTCGGTGGCGGTGTGCAGTCCAGCCTGTCCGGCTCCACCGTCGTGGAGAAGAACCTCGACCGCCTGACGCTGTTCGTCACCGGTATTTGGATCGTGTCCATCGTCGGGATGGCGCTCCAGATCAAGTACAGCTGACGCGGGGGGCTCGCTCTGCAGCCGTGACAGGCAGCGGAGATAATCGACCGATGGCTCAAGCTCCGGAAGTACCCGACATCGCGCTGGAACCCATCGGAGCAGTGCAGCGCACCCAGGTGGGCCGGGAAGCCACCGAACCGATGCGCGAGGACATCCGGCTGCTGGGCACGATCCTGGGCGACACCGTCCGTGAGCAGAACGGCGACGACGTGTTCGATCTCGTCGAGCGGGCCCGCGTCGAAGCGTTCCGGGTGCGCCGCTCCGAGATCGACCGCGTCGACATGGCCCGGATGTTCGACGGCGTCGACGTCCACCTCGCCATCCCGGTGATCCGCGCGTTCACTCATTTTGCGTTGCTGGCCAACGTCGCCGAGGACATCCACCGTGAACGTCGCCGGGCCGTGCACGAAGCGGCGGGTGAGCCACCACAGAACAGCAGCCTGGCCGCGACCTACCGCAAACTCGACGACGCCGATCTGGACGCCTCGGCCGTCGCCGACGCCCTCGTCGGCGCCCTGGTGTCGCCGGTGATCACCGCTCATCCCACCGAGACCAGGCGTCGCACGGTGTTCGACACCCAGCACCGCATCACCGAGTTGATGCGGTTGCGCCTGCACGGATTCGGTACCACACCCGACGGCAAGGACGTCGACCGCGAGCTGCGCCGCCACATCCTGACGTTGTGGCAGACCGCGTTGATCCGGTTGTCCCGCTTGAAGGTCCAGGACGAGATCGAGACGGGGCTGCGGTACTACTCGGCCGCGCTCCTGGAGGTCATCCCGCAGGTGAACGCTGAGGTGCGGTCGGCCCTGCAGGCCCGCTTTCCGGACGCGGGGATCCTGGAGGAGCCGATACTGCGGCCCGGCTCGTGGATCGGCGGGGACCGCGACGGCAACCCGAACGTCACCGCAGAGGTGGTCCGGCTGGCCACCGGCAGTGCCGCTCATACCGCGTTCGCGCACTACTTCTCGGAGCTCACCGCGCTCGAACAGGAACTGTCGATGTCGGTGCGGCTGGTCCACATCAGCGATCATCTGGCCGCTCTGGCCGACGCCTGCCACGAGCCGGCCCGCGCCGACGAGCCCTACCGGCGCGCCCTGCGCGTCGTGCACGCCCGCCTGACCGCGACTGCCCGGCAGATCCTCGACCGCCAGCCCGAGCACGAGCTCGACCTCGGCATGGATCCCTACTCCGCACCGGGCGAACTGCTCGATGACCTCGATGCGATCGACCAATCACTGCGCGTCAACGGCAGTGCGCTGCTGGCCGACGACAGGCTGGCCCGGCTGCGGGAAGCCGTGCGGGTGTTCGGCTTTCACCTGTCGGGGCTGGATCTGCGGCAGAACTCCGACGTGCACGAAGAGGTCGTCGCCGAGCTGCTGGCGTGGGCCGGTGTGCACGCCGACTATACGGCCCTCGACGAACAGCAACGGGTCGAGATCCTGGCCGCCGAACTGGCGACCCGCCGACCGTTGACCGGTCCGGACGCCGAATTGTCCGAGCTGGCCCGCAAGGAGCTCGACATCGTGGCCGCCGCGGCCAGAGCCGTCCGGCTGTTCGGACCGCAGGCCGTGCCCAACTACATCATCTCGATGTGCGAGTCGGTGTCGGACATGCTCGAGGCGGCGCTGCTGCTCAAGGAAGCCGGACTGCTGGATGCCTCGTCGGAGCATCCGTACGCCCCGGTCGGCATCGTGCCGCTGTTCGAGACCATCGATGACCTCCAGCGGGGTGCGTCGATTCTCGAAGCGGCACTTGACCTTCCGCTGTACCGCGCAGTGGTCGCCGCGCGCGGTGACAGCCAGGAGGTGATGCTCGGCTACTCGGACTCCAACAAGGACGGCGGCTACCTGGCGGCGAACTGGGCGCTGTACCGCGCCGAGCTCGATTTGGTCGAATCGTCGCGCAAGACCGGAATCCGGTTGCGCCTCTTCCACGGCCGCGGCGGCACGGTCGGCCGCGGTGGCGGACCCAGCTATGACGCAATCCTGGCCCAGCCCCCCGGTGCGGTGCAGGGTTCGCTGCGGCTCACCGAGCAGGGCGAGG
Protein-coding regions in this window:
- the secG gene encoding preprotein translocase subunit SecG, with the protein product MQLALQIILVVTSVLVVLLVLLHRAKGGGLSSLFGGGVQSSLSGSTVVEKNLDRLTLFVTGIWIVSIVGMALQIKYS
- the ppc gene encoding phosphoenolpyruvate carboxylase — translated: MAQAPEVPDIALEPIGAVQRTQVGREATEPMREDIRLLGTILGDTVREQNGDDVFDLVERARVEAFRVRRSEIDRVDMARMFDGVDVHLAIPVIRAFTHFALLANVAEDIHRERRRAVHEAAGEPPQNSSLAATYRKLDDADLDASAVADALVGALVSPVITAHPTETRRRTVFDTQHRITELMRLRLHGFGTTPDGKDVDRELRRHILTLWQTALIRLSRLKVQDEIETGLRYYSAALLEVIPQVNAEVRSALQARFPDAGILEEPILRPGSWIGGDRDGNPNVTAEVVRLATGSAAHTAFAHYFSELTALEQELSMSVRLVHISDHLAALADACHEPARADEPYRRALRVVHARLTATARQILDRQPEHELDLGMDPYSAPGELLDDLDAIDQSLRVNGSALLADDRLARLREAVRVFGFHLSGLDLRQNSDVHEEVVAELLAWAGVHADYTALDEQQRVEILAAELATRRPLTGPDAELSELARKELDIVAAAARAVRLFGPQAVPNYIISMCESVSDMLEAALLLKEAGLLDASSEHPYAPVGIVPLFETIDDLQRGASILEAALDLPLYRAVVAARGDSQEVMLGYSDSNKDGGYLAANWALYRAELDLVESSRKTGIRLRLFHGRGGTVGRGGGPSYDAILAQPPGAVQGSLRLTEQGEVIAAKYAEPRIAHRNLETLLAATLEATLLDVEGLGDAAGPAYEVLDDLAARAQRAYAELVHDTPGFVEYFKASTPVSEIGALNIGSRPTSRKPTTSISDLRAIPWVLAWSQSRVMLPGWYGTGTAFEDYVGDGPGSQERLAVLQDLYRRWPFFATVLSNMAQVLAKSDLGLAAHYSELVEDEALRRRVFDKIADEHARTIRMHKLITGHDDLLADNPALARSVFNRFPYLEPLNHLQVELLRRYRSGDEDELVQRGILLTMSGLATALRNSG
- a CDS encoding phosphoglycerate kinase, which gives rise to MGIKSLDDLLSEGVSGRGVLVRSDLNVPLDGDKITDPGRIIASVPTLKALSDAGAKVVVAAHLGRPEGKPDPKFSLAPVAKALSDKLGRHVQLAGDVVGSDALARSEGLTDGDILLLENIRFDPRETSKDEAERLELAKALVELVGGPESGAAYVSDGFGVVHRKQASVYEVAMLLPHYAGTLVCTEIKVLQRLTEAGEKPYAVVLGGSKVSDKLAVIENLATKADSLIIGGGMCFTFLAAQGLSVGSSLLEESMIGTCRKLLDDYGDVLHLPVDIVVAEKFAADSEPQTVAADKIPDDRMGLDIGPESVRRFSALLSNAKTIFWNGPMGVFEFPAFAAGTKGVAEAIIGATGKGAFSVVGGGDSAAAVRQLGLPEDGFSHISTGGGASLEYLEGKELPGIAVLESPEN
- the tpiA gene encoding triose-phosphate isomerase, translated to MSRKPLIAGNWKMNLNHFEAIALVQKIAFSLPDKYFDKVDVTVLPPFTDLRSVQTLVDGDKLRLTYGAQDVSQHDSGAYTGEISGAFLAKLGCTFVVVGHSERRTYHHEDDALVAAKAAAAFRHGLIPIICIGEHLDVREAGNHVSYNVNQLRGSLAGLSAEQIGQAVIAYEPVWAIGTGRVASAADAQEVCKAIRDELGNLTSAEIAAGVRVLYGGSVNAKNVGEIVGQGDVDGALVGGASLDGEQFATLSAIAAGGPLP